A stretch of the Lactuca sativa cultivar Salinas chromosome 9, Lsat_Salinas_v11, whole genome shotgun sequence genome encodes the following:
- the LOC111896420 gene encoding peroxidase N1 — protein sequence MEVFSHNKTPLFFLVLFASLITLALGQTRVGFYQTSCPRVEAIVQSAVAAANRANPGVPPGLVRMFFHDCFVNGCDASILINGAGSERTAPPNTLLRGYEIIDAAKTELERVCPGVVSCADILAIAARDSVLLAGGIARWQVPTGRRDGLVSRAADTTNLPAFNDPVNVQIRKFAEKGLNTQDLVTLSGAHTLGTGACLVFSYRLYNFNNTNSPDPSIDPAFLTTLRNLCPNGGDSRRRVALDTGSENRFDTSYFANLRSGRGVLESDQVLWGNPTTRTLAQRFLGVSGLVGLTFNVEFARSMVRMGNVEVKTGTQGEIRRVCSAFN from the exons ATGGAGGTGTTTTCTCATAACAAAACACCCCTTTTCTTTCTTGTCTTGTTTGCCTCCTTGATCACCTTAGCACTTGGCCAAACCAGAGTAGGTTTCTATCAGACCTCATGCCCAAGAGTTGAAGCTATAGTGCAGTCTGCTGTCGCAGCTGCTAATCGGGCCAACCCAGGAGTCCCACCCGGTTTGGTTAGAATGTTTTTTCACGATTGCTTCGTTAATGGCTGTGACGCCTCTATCCTAATTAATGGTGCTGGTAGTGAGAGAACTGCTCCACCCAATACTCTACTGAGAGGCTACGAGATAATCGATGCTGCAAAGACCGAGCTCGAAAGGGTTTGTCCTGGAGTGGTCTCCTGTGCTGATATTCTTGCTATCGCTGCTCGTGATTCTGTGCTCCTG GCTGGGGGAATTGCGCGTTGGCAAGTACCAACTGGTCGGAGAGATGGACTGGTGTCACGTGCCGCTGATACTACAAATCTGCCAGCTTTCAATGACCCCGTTAATGTCCAAATCAGAAAGTTTGCTGAGAAAGGTCTTAACACCCAAGACCTTGTTACCCTTTCTG GAGCACATACACTTGGAACAGGAGCTTGTTTAGTGTTTAGCTACAGGCTATACAACTTCAACAACACCAATAGTCCCGACCCGTCTATTGACCCGGCATTCCTTACCACGCTCAGAAATCTGTGCCCCAACGGAGGTGATAGTAGAAGGCGTGTGGCTCTTGATACTGGTAGCGAAAACAGATTTGACACTTCGTACTTTGCAAACTTGAGGAGTGGGCGAGGTGTACTTGAATCTGACCAGGTGCTATGGGGAAACCCTACAACACGAACACTTGCACAACGGTTTCTTGGAGTTAGTGGACTAGTTGGATTGACATTCAATGTTGAGTTTGCGAGATCAATGGTGAGGATGGGTAATGTTGAGGTGAAAACTGGAACTCAAGGAGAAATTCGTAGGGTTTGCAGTGCATTTAATTGA